One genomic region from Caldicoprobacter guelmensis encodes:
- a CDS encoding response regulator transcription factor has product MSKKLLVVDDEPAIVKGLKFSLERDGYQIDAAYDGEEAIRMFEANQYDLVILDVMLPKVDGLTVLQRIREKSSVPVIMLTAKGEDMDKILGLEYGADDYITKPFNILELKARIKAIFRRMNEVAKNDHQVIRIKNMTINLANRSVTIDGKEVNLTAKEFELLKLFATNPGKVYTRENLLELIWKYEYLGDVRTVDVHIRRLREKIEKNPSQPEFIFTKWGVGYYFADK; this is encoded by the coding sequence ATGTCAAAAAAGCTGTTGGTGGTGGATGATGAGCCTGCTATTGTAAAAGGGCTTAAGTTTAGCCTCGAAAGAGATGGCTATCAGATTGATGCTGCCTATGATGGAGAGGAAGCTATAAGGATGTTTGAGGCCAATCAATATGACCTAGTTATTCTGGACGTAATGCTTCCTAAAGTGGATGGCTTGACGGTACTACAAAGGATAAGGGAGAAATCGTCAGTGCCTGTTATAATGCTGACGGCTAAAGGTGAGGATATGGACAAGATACTAGGCCTGGAATATGGTGCCGATGACTATATAACCAAGCCGTTTAATATTTTGGAGTTAAAGGCTAGGATCAAAGCCATTTTTAGAAGGATGAATGAGGTTGCAAAAAACGATCATCAGGTTATCCGAATTAAAAATATGACCATCAATCTAGCAAATCGCAGCGTGACTATAGATGGTAAGGAAGTCAATCTGACCGCAAAGGAATTTGAGCTGCTCAAGTTATTTGCCACTAATCCTGGCAAGGTCTATACCCGTGAAAATTTGCTGGAACTCATATGGAAGTATGAGTATCTTGGCGATGTGAGAACAGTGGATGTTCACATACGCCGGTTGAGAGAGAAGATAGAGAAAAATCCTAGCCAGCCCGAGTTTATATTTACAAAATGGGGAGTGGGGTACTATTTTGCTGACAAATAG